Proteins from a genomic interval of Mesobacillus sp. S13:
- a CDS encoding L-threonine 3-dehydrogenase — protein MRKILITGALGQIGSELTVKLRDIYGQDNVIATDIRKTDSEAAVNGPFEILDVMDANKMVELAKKYEVDTIMHMAALLSATAETKPVFAWNLNMGGLMNALETARELDLQFFTPSSIGAFGPNTPKDNTPQDTIQRPTTMYGVNKVAGELLADYYFHRFGVDTRGVRFPGLISYVTPPGGGTTDYAVEIYYEAIKNGKYSSYIDKGTYMDMMYMPDALGAIIDLMEADPSKLIHRNAFNVTAMTFDPEELTAEIKKHIPGFEISYNVDPVRQAIADSWPNSIDASAAAEEWGFKAKYDLSSMTADMLEKLKTKL, from the coding sequence ATGAGGAAAATCTTGATCACAGGAGCACTTGGCCAGATTGGTTCTGAATTAACAGTTAAACTACGAGATATTTATGGGCAGGATAATGTTATTGCGACAGACATCAGGAAAACTGATTCAGAAGCAGCCGTAAACGGCCCATTTGAGATCCTTGATGTCATGGATGCCAACAAAATGGTCGAACTGGCCAAAAAATATGAAGTTGATACGATCATGCATATGGCAGCTTTATTATCTGCCACGGCTGAAACGAAGCCAGTATTTGCATGGAACTTGAATATGGGAGGCTTGATGAATGCTCTTGAAACTGCAAGAGAGCTTGATTTACAGTTTTTCACGCCAAGTTCCATCGGGGCATTCGGGCCGAATACGCCAAAAGACAATACGCCACAGGACACGATCCAGCGTCCTACGACCATGTATGGTGTCAACAAGGTTGCCGGTGAACTGCTAGCAGATTATTATTTCCACCGTTTTGGCGTTGACACAAGGGGAGTAAGATTTCCAGGATTGATTTCATATGTTACCCCTCCAGGCGGCGGCACAACGGATTATGCAGTTGAAATCTACTATGAAGCAATCAAAAATGGAAAATATAGTTCATATATTGATAAAGGTACTTATATGGACATGATGTATATGCCAGATGCGCTCGGAGCTATTATCGATCTGATGGAAGCGGATCCTTCCAAGCTGATTCATAGGAATGCTTTCAATGTAACGGCGATGACTTTTGACCCTGAGGAACTGACAGCTGAAATCAAGAAGCATATCCCTGGTTTTGAGATTTCTTATAATGTTGATCCTGTACGTCAAGCAATCGCAGATAGCTGGCCTAATTCCATTGATGCATCAGCAGCCGCGGAAGAGTGGGGATTCAAGGCGAAGTATGATCTTTCCAGCATGACCGCTGATATGCTAGAAAAGCTGAAAACAAAGCTATAA
- a CDS encoding glycine C-acetyltransferase — MSSKTLDQFLNENLEDLKGKGLYNVIDPLESPNGPIITINGKDMINLSSNNYLGLATDERLKKTADEAIEKYGVGAGAVRTINGTLRLHLELEEILAKFKKTEAAIAYQSGFMCNMAAISAVMDKNDAILSDELNHASIIDGCRLSRAKIIRFNHSDMEDLRAKAKEAKESGQYNKIMVITDGVFSMDGDIAKLPEIVEIAEEFDLITYVDDAHGSGVLGEGAGTVKHFGLSDKVDFQIGTLSKAIGVVGGYVAGKQNLIDWLKVRSRPFLFSTSLTPADVAASIQAIEILMASTELNERLWENANYLKDGLQKLGFDIGHSETPITPCIIGDEVKTQQFSKRLYEEGVYAKSIVFPTVPRGTGRVRNMPSAAHTKGMLDDALAIYEKVGKELEII, encoded by the coding sequence ATGTCTAGCAAAACATTGGATCAATTTTTAAACGAGAACCTTGAGGACTTAAAAGGGAAGGGTTTATATAATGTGATCGACCCGTTAGAAAGCCCTAATGGACCAATCATAACCATCAATGGGAAAGACATGATCAACCTATCCTCTAATAACTATCTTGGGCTTGCTACTGATGAAAGATTGAAAAAGACTGCAGATGAAGCGATTGAAAAATATGGAGTTGGTGCCGGAGCAGTACGTACAATCAACGGTACACTCAGACTGCACCTTGAGCTTGAGGAAATCCTGGCGAAATTCAAAAAGACAGAGGCCGCGATTGCCTACCAGTCCGGATTCATGTGTAATATGGCAGCCATTTCAGCTGTTATGGATAAAAATGATGCTATCCTGTCTGATGAGCTGAACCATGCATCCATAATTGATGGCTGCCGTTTATCAAGAGCAAAGATTATCCGTTTCAACCATTCTGATATGGAGGACCTTCGTGCAAAAGCGAAAGAAGCGAAGGAGTCAGGACAATACAATAAAATCATGGTAATCACCGACGGCGTGTTCTCGATGGATGGAGACATTGCAAAGCTTCCGGAAATTGTTGAAATCGCAGAGGAATTCGACCTGATTACCTATGTCGATGATGCACACGGTTCAGGTGTACTTGGTGAAGGTGCTGGAACTGTTAAGCATTTCGGCCTTTCAGATAAAGTTGATTTCCAAATCGGGACTCTTTCCAAGGCTATTGGCGTAGTTGGGGGTTATGTTGCGGGGAAACAGAACCTGATTGATTGGCTGAAAGTAAGAAGCCGTCCGTTCCTATTCTCGACTTCTCTGACACCAGCAGATGTTGCTGCCAGCATACAAGCGATTGAAATCTTGATGGCCAGCACAGAGTTGAATGAACGCCTATGGGAAAACGCGAACTATCTGAAGGATGGTCTGCAAAAGCTTGGTTTTGATATTGGCCATTCTGAGACGCCGATCACTCCATGTATCATTGGTGATGAAGTCAAGACACAGCAGTTCAGCAAAAGGCTTTACGAAGAGGGAGTGTACGCTAAATCGATTGTATTCCCTACCGTACCACGCGGAACTGGCCGCGTAAGAAATATGCCTTCAGCAGCACACACTAAAGGGATGCTGGATGATGCCCTTGCTATATATGAAAAAGTTGGCAAGGAACTAGAGATTATTTAA
- the arcA gene encoding arginine deiminase, whose product MKYPLNVTSEIGELKSVVLHRPGKEVENLTPKYLERLLFDDIPYLPAVQREHDYFADVLRNRGVEVLYLEELMEESLKSEELQQQFLDQVLNESKSNLNGSRKTVEEYLHSFSTDEMIQKVMSGVLKSEIEQEKKVHLHELLDDYYPFFLDPMPNLYFTRDPAAVIGNGVSINKMCEGARKRESLFMDFIMKHHPRFSSHDIPHWYDRDEYYPLEGGDELVLSPEVVAIGVSARTSAQAIEKLAKRIFSRNSTIKKVVAVEIPKLRAYMHLDTVFTMVDHEKFTIHHGIEGPNGHMKIYILEKGQEPDKLNIAERSNLTETLKEVLGLQELVLIPCGGGHEIAAAREQWNDGSNTLAIAPGVVVTYDRNYVSNDLLRKNGVEVIEIPSSELSRGRGGPRCMSMPIYRKDL is encoded by the coding sequence ATGAAATATCCTTTGAATGTGACATCCGAAATTGGTGAGCTAAAATCAGTAGTACTTCACCGGCCAGGGAAGGAAGTTGAAAACCTGACGCCTAAATACCTGGAACGGCTTCTTTTTGATGATATCCCTTATTTACCGGCAGTGCAGAGAGAACATGATTATTTTGCGGATGTATTAAGAAACCGCGGTGTAGAGGTACTCTATCTGGAAGAATTAATGGAGGAATCATTAAAGTCCGAAGAGCTTCAACAACAGTTCCTGGATCAAGTATTGAATGAAAGTAAGAGCAACCTGAATGGCTCCCGAAAAACAGTTGAGGAGTACCTTCATTCTTTTTCAACGGATGAAATGATCCAAAAGGTCATGTCCGGTGTCCTTAAATCAGAAATCGAGCAAGAGAAAAAAGTTCATTTACATGAGTTGCTTGATGATTACTACCCCTTCTTCCTGGATCCAATGCCAAATCTTTATTTTACAAGAGACCCGGCAGCTGTGATTGGCAATGGTGTCTCTATTAACAAGATGTGTGAAGGGGCCAGAAAAAGAGAATCGTTATTTATGGACTTTATTATGAAACACCACCCGCGATTCTCTAGTCATGATATTCCCCATTGGTATGATCGCGATGAATATTATCCATTAGAAGGCGGAGATGAGTTGGTACTCAGCCCTGAAGTAGTTGCGATTGGGGTGAGTGCAAGAACGTCTGCGCAGGCAATTGAAAAATTGGCGAAACGGATATTTTCAAGAAACAGCACAATTAAAAAAGTAGTGGCTGTTGAAATCCCTAAATTAAGAGCTTACATGCATTTGGATACTGTCTTTACTATGGTGGACCATGAGAAGTTTACGATTCACCACGGTATCGAAGGACCGAATGGCCATATGAAAATCTATATCCTGGAAAAAGGCCAGGAACCCGATAAGCTTAATATAGCTGAGCGCTCTAATCTGACAGAGACACTGAAAGAAGTCCTCGGCTTGCAAGAGCTCGTATTGATTCCTTGCGGAGGCGGACATGAAATCGCAGCGGCCCGAGAGCAATGGAACGACGGCTCCAATACACTTGCAATTGCCCCAGGTGTAGTCGTCACTTATGACCGAAACTATGTTTCAAATGACTTACTGCGCAAAAATGGTGTGGAAGTCATCGAGATTCCAAGTTCCGAGCTGTCAAGAGGAAGAGGCGGCCCGCGATGCATGAGCATGCCGATTTATCGTAAGGATCTTTAA
- a CDS encoding AbrB/MazE/SpoVT family DNA-binding domain-containing protein — protein sequence MKATGIVRKTDQLGRVVIPMELRKKLSIGESDPLEIFVDEDMIILKKYQPDQTCLITGTISSNNMSLANGRIVLSKEGAEQLIKELQSYLATN from the coding sequence ATGAAGGCTACAGGAATCGTGAGGAAAACGGATCAGCTGGGTAGAGTGGTCATTCCGATGGAGCTCAGAAAAAAGCTGAGTATCGGTGAGAGCGATCCGCTCGAGATATTTGTTGATGAGGATATGATCATCCTGAAGAAATACCAGCCAGATCAGACTTGTCTCATAACTGGTACAATCAGCAGCAATAACATGTCACTTGCAAATGGAAGAATCGTCTTAAGCAAAGAAGGAGCGGAGCAATTGATCAAAGAGCTCCAAAGCTATCTGGCGACCAACTAG
- a CDS encoding YqcI/YcgG family protein — protein sequence MRVANSYLFTKEDMVNPDRVPEWVIDEYKNFRDVVTHREFPCYFGMSAEKKGELRYSYISRENWEQLPGAIEEFIGLFDESKPLIRHGLFVFVEPEMEEKTIQYYREYFWNVLQFLHEKDTKPWPADYPTDPDHHLWAFSFAGEPFFAFGNAPAYKQRKTRDLGNSLVIGFQPRRIFDGLEGTSKGGIMSREKVRERVEKWDNLPKHPNVSHYGDPDHREWKMYFIGDDSKPIEGKCPFHHK from the coding sequence ATGAGAGTTGCCAATAGCTATTTATTTACAAAGGAAGATATGGTCAATCCTGATCGTGTACCCGAATGGGTTATAGACGAATATAAAAATTTCCGTGATGTTGTCACTCATCGAGAGTTCCCATGTTATTTTGGAATGTCTGCGGAGAAAAAAGGGGAACTCCGCTACTCATATATAAGCCGGGAAAATTGGGAACAGTTGCCTGGGGCCATTGAAGAGTTCATAGGTTTATTTGACGAATCAAAACCTCTTATCAGGCATGGTTTATTTGTATTTGTTGAACCTGAAATGGAAGAAAAAACAATTCAGTATTACCGAGAATATTTCTGGAATGTACTTCAATTTTTACATGAGAAAGACACGAAGCCGTGGCCTGCTGATTATCCAACGGATCCAGACCATCACTTATGGGCATTTTCGTTTGCTGGGGAACCATTCTTTGCTTTTGGGAATGCTCCGGCTTATAAACAAAGGAAAACGAGGGACCTCGGAAATAGTCTCGTCATTGGTTTCCAGCCGCGACGAATTTTTGATGGTCTTGAAGGAACTTCAAAAGGTGGGATCATGTCCCGTGAGAAGGTAAGAGAGCGAGTTGAAAAGTGGGACAATCTGCCAAAGCATCCCAATGTGAGTCATTATGGCGACCCTGATCACAGAGAATGGAAGATGTATTTTATTGGAGATGACAGCAAGCCAATAGAAGGCAAATGCCCTTTTCATCATAAATAA
- a CDS encoding LVIVD repeat-containing protein: MKKRLLSSLILAGALTVSSVPYNVFAHDELGDVNIEKGERAGYSNVSVPLMEGSKNLQFLHEAAAPEMNTVRADGKQNSFADVYAHKGFAYLGTHTKNGGNGGVRVFDMKDPSNPKEVAVFANNDIPGTWQEKVIVKSVNTPSFNGDLAVVSVQQLDSKNPESKGGFLIYDVTDPTEPKKLGFYEVTKKTRGTHELYLTMQGNRAIVLAANPYADYYSHGEEKDFQVVDVSDPANPKKLWEFDPRTLEEIPDDFNGYHWYSPDGKTRPVFNHSTMIDETGKYAYVSMWDLGTVIFDISNAENPKYLGRTDFGSDQQGSAHSATLAKGGNVLIETREVYNPTKEGYEQSYGYTRIFDIKDKTNPKLLSEFKTDLVDDVEDGITFANTVHDPKVHGNTLYLSHYAGGVYAVDITDPANPVQVGQYTPEKSDVWGVFIDRNYILASDIGSGLKVLQKNNNSAQPHKQGIE; this comes from the coding sequence ATGAAAAAACGATTGTTATCTAGTCTGATTCTAGCAGGTGCTTTGACGGTTTCTTCAGTTCCATACAATGTTTTTGCGCATGACGAACTTGGGGATGTCAATATAGAAAAAGGAGAGAGGGCTGGGTATAGCAATGTTTCTGTCCCTTTAATGGAAGGGAGTAAAAACCTTCAATTCTTACATGAAGCAGCCGCTCCTGAGATGAACACGGTAAGAGCTGACGGAAAGCAGAACAGCTTTGCTGATGTCTATGCACATAAAGGGTTTGCTTACCTTGGAACTCACACGAAAAATGGCGGAAATGGCGGGGTGAGGGTGTTTGATATGAAGGATCCGTCCAATCCAAAAGAGGTAGCTGTTTTTGCCAATAATGATATCCCTGGAACGTGGCAGGAAAAAGTGATTGTAAAAAGCGTCAACACTCCATCCTTTAATGGAGATCTTGCTGTTGTGAGTGTTCAGCAGTTAGATAGTAAAAATCCTGAGTCAAAAGGGGGATTCCTGATTTATGACGTAACCGACCCAACAGAACCAAAGAAGCTGGGATTCTATGAAGTAACCAAGAAAACGAGAGGAACACACGAATTATATTTAACCATGCAAGGCAACCGGGCGATCGTACTTGCCGCTAACCCTTATGCTGACTATTACAGCCATGGTGAGGAGAAGGATTTCCAGGTTGTTGATGTTAGTGACCCAGCAAATCCAAAGAAATTGTGGGAGTTCGACCCAAGGACGTTGGAGGAAATTCCGGACGATTTTAACGGATACCATTGGTATTCTCCTGACGGAAAAACCCGTCCAGTATTCAATCACAGCACGATGATAGATGAAACCGGAAAATATGCTTATGTATCGATGTGGGATTTGGGAACAGTCATTTTTGACATCAGCAATGCGGAGAACCCTAAATATCTTGGACGAACAGATTTCGGTTCCGATCAGCAGGGATCCGCCCACTCGGCTACCCTGGCAAAAGGAGGAAATGTCCTGATCGAGACAAGGGAAGTCTATAACCCAACGAAAGAAGGCTATGAACAATCCTACGGCTACACAAGGATATTTGATATAAAGGATAAAACAAATCCTAAGTTGCTGAGTGAATTCAAAACAGATTTAGTAGATGATGTTGAAGATGGTATTACATTCGCAAATACAGTTCATGACCCTAAAGTCCATGGTAACACATTGTATTTGTCTCACTATGCGGGAGGAGTATATGCAGTGGATATCACTGATCCTGCAAATCCTGTTCAAGTTGGACAGTACACTCCTGAAAAAAGCGATGTATGGGGAGTATTCATTGACAGAAACTACATTCTTGCATCTGATATTGGATCAGGGTTAAAGGTTTTACAAAAGAATAATAATTCCGCTCAACCGCATAAACAGGGAATTGAGTGA
- a CDS encoding ABC-F family ATP-binding cassette domain-containing protein, whose amino-acid sequence MSLLNVENLSHTFGDRTLFKDVSFRLLAEDHVGLVGANGVGKSTLMNIITGQLIHDSGKVEWTPGVEYGYLDQHTVLTPGKTIRDALRDAFLPLFKKEEELNEVTAKMADATPEELEKLLEQMAEIQDALDAGGFYSLDIEVEEAARGLGLDAIGIDRDVSALSGGQRTKVLLAKLLLEKPKVLLLDEPTNYLDLEHIQWLSRYLKDYPYAFILISHDTEFMNQVSNVIFQLEFSKLTRYTATYEKFLELAEINKNQHINAYEKQKEFIKKQEDFIAKNKARYSTTGRAKSRQKQLDRMERIDRPETAVKPTFEFKESRASSRYVFEGTDFEIGYTHPLLPKLSVTIERGEKIAIVGMNGVGKSTLLKTMLGKIPPLSGKIERGDFLFPSYFEQEVKAGNITPIEDVWSEFPGMDQHQVRAALARGGLKNEHISRPLNQLSGGEQAKVRLTKLLMHESNWLLFDEPTNHLDITAKAELKRALKAYKGTIVLVSHEPDFYEDWVTKVWNVEEWAENSK is encoded by the coding sequence ATGAGTTTATTGAACGTAGAAAATTTAAGCCACACGTTTGGTGACCGTACCCTTTTCAAGGATGTTTCCTTTCGATTGCTGGCTGAAGACCACGTAGGTCTTGTAGGTGCGAATGGTGTCGGAAAGTCGACATTGATGAATATCATTACCGGACAGTTGATCCACGATTCCGGTAAGGTTGAATGGACTCCAGGCGTGGAATACGGATATTTAGATCAGCATACCGTGCTGACCCCTGGGAAAACAATCCGCGATGCATTGCGCGATGCCTTCCTTCCGCTTTTCAAAAAAGAAGAAGAACTGAATGAAGTGACAGCAAAAATGGCGGATGCAACACCAGAAGAGCTGGAAAAGCTACTTGAACAAATGGCGGAAATACAGGATGCACTTGATGCAGGCGGATTCTATTCCCTGGATATTGAAGTCGAGGAAGCGGCACGCGGTCTTGGTCTTGATGCAATCGGAATTGACCGAGATGTTTCCGCATTGAGCGGCGGGCAACGCACGAAGGTCTTGCTTGCCAAGTTATTGTTGGAGAAACCAAAAGTATTACTTCTTGATGAGCCTACCAACTACCTTGATCTCGAGCATATCCAGTGGCTGTCCAGATACCTGAAAGATTACCCTTATGCTTTTATCCTGATTTCTCACGACACTGAATTCATGAACCAGGTTTCGAATGTCATTTTCCAGCTGGAATTTTCAAAGCTTACCCGTTATACTGCAACCTATGAAAAGTTCCTGGAATTAGCCGAGATCAATAAAAACCAGCATATTAACGCATACGAAAAGCAGAAGGAATTCATCAAGAAACAAGAAGATTTCATTGCAAAAAATAAAGCACGCTATTCGACAACAGGCCGTGCAAAAAGCCGCCAAAAGCAGCTTGACCGTATGGAGAGGATCGACAGACCTGAAACAGCTGTCAAACCTACCTTTGAATTCAAAGAATCACGGGCTAGCAGCCGCTATGTTTTTGAAGGAACTGATTTCGAAATCGGATACACTCACCCGCTTCTTCCGAAATTATCGGTTACAATTGAGCGCGGAGAAAAGATTGCGATTGTCGGAATGAACGGTGTTGGTAAATCGACATTGCTGAAGACCATGCTCGGAAAGATTCCTCCATTGAGCGGCAAGATCGAGCGCGGAGACTTCCTTTTCCCTTCCTACTTTGAACAGGAAGTGAAAGCAGGAAACATCACTCCGATTGAAGATGTATGGAGCGAGTTCCCAGGTATGGACCAGCATCAGGTCCGAGCTGCCTTAGCACGTGGCGGTCTAAAGAATGAACATATTTCACGTCCGCTGAACCAGCTTAGCGGCGGAGAGCAGGCGAAAGTCCGCCTGACAAAATTGCTTATGCACGAGAGCAACTGGCTGCTGTTTGACGAGCCTACCAACCACTTGGACATTACTGCGAAAGCGGAATTAAAGCGAGCTTTGAAAGCGTATAAAGGGACGATTGTCCTTGTCAGCCACGAACCAGATTTCTACGAAGACTGGGTAACCAAAGTCTGGAATGTAGAAGAATGGGCCGAAAACTCTAAGTAA
- a CDS encoding putative selenate ABC transporter substrate-binding protein, with amino-acid sequence MKKLITFLSLLMILTLAACSDNGSDESQKDKKTETIKIGAIPDQNTADLNRSMEDFAKDLEKKTGLDVEYVPSVDYSALVTAFERGEIQLAWFGGLTGVQARNLVPEAEAFAQRPIDEKFKSVFIAHTDVEIDGVEGLKGKSFTFGSESSTSGHLMPRYFMMEAGIDPDQDLDGKPNYSGSHDKTYKLVESGAFQTGALNISVWEAAVKEGKVDESKVKVIYTTPEYYDYNWTLNKMDDETKAKLKDAILSMTSEDNEIMELLQTDKFIETKNENYEAIEKVAKQLKIIK; translated from the coding sequence ATGAAAAAATTGATTACATTCTTAAGCTTGTTGATGATTCTTACCCTTGCAGCTTGTTCTGACAATGGTTCAGATGAAAGTCAAAAAGACAAAAAAACCGAAACCATTAAAATCGGTGCAATTCCTGACCAGAATACTGCAGATTTGAACAGGAGCATGGAAGATTTTGCGAAGGACTTAGAAAAGAAGACAGGATTGGATGTTGAGTATGTCCCTTCTGTTGATTATTCAGCGCTTGTCACTGCATTCGAACGCGGTGAAATCCAGCTAGCATGGTTTGGCGGTCTTACTGGTGTACAGGCAAGAAACTTAGTTCCTGAAGCAGAGGCATTTGCCCAAAGGCCGATTGATGAAAAGTTCAAATCTGTTTTCATTGCCCATACTGATGTTGAGATTGATGGTGTTGAAGGTCTCAAAGGAAAGTCCTTTACTTTTGGCAGTGAAAGTTCTACTTCCGGGCACCTAATGCCCCGTTATTTCATGATGGAAGCCGGTATAGACCCAGATCAAGACCTTGACGGAAAGCCTAATTACTCCGGTTCTCATGATAAGACCTATAAGCTTGTGGAATCTGGAGCATTCCAGACAGGTGCATTGAATATTTCTGTGTGGGAAGCAGCTGTAAAAGAAGGCAAAGTAGATGAATCAAAGGTTAAAGTTATTTATACAACACCTGAATACTATGATTACAACTGGACATTAAACAAAATGGACGATGAAACGAAAGCAAAATTAAAAGATGCCATTCTGTCTATGACTTCAGAGGATAATGAAATCATGGAATTATTGCAGACCGATAAATTCATAGAGACAAAGAATGAAAATTACGAAGCCATAGAAAAGGTCGCAAAGCAACTCAAGATCATCAAGTAG
- a CDS encoding phosphonate ABC transporter ATP-binding protein → MQEIISLHQISKTYERKIALSSLSFTVKKGELVGLIGPSGAGKTTLLNMLAGILSPDKGQILIDGSPLSELKEPKKRAKKIGIIRQQFDLVGELPVIHNVLAGRLSEWSIFKSIVSLLIPQDKDYAIQALNRVGLTEKLYEKTSFLSGGEQQRVALARLLVQSPEIVLADEPVASLDPARAEDVLELLVKIAFEENQTLIASLHSVEYARKYFDRLIALKDGELFFDLPASSVTDDHIKSLYKLKEMP, encoded by the coding sequence ATGCAAGAAATAATAAGTCTACATCAAATATCGAAAACCTATGAGCGGAAGATAGCCTTATCTTCCCTTTCTTTTACTGTAAAAAAGGGAGAATTGGTTGGGCTTATTGGTCCAAGCGGAGCAGGAAAAACTACTCTCCTGAACATGCTGGCAGGTATTCTATCCCCGGATAAAGGTCAAATCCTGATAGACGGCAGCCCTTTATCCGAGTTAAAGGAACCGAAAAAGAGAGCAAAAAAAATCGGCATTATTCGTCAACAATTTGACCTTGTCGGTGAGCTTCCAGTCATCCACAATGTTCTTGCTGGCAGACTGTCTGAATGGAGCATTTTCAAATCAATAGTTTCCCTGCTGATCCCTCAGGATAAGGACTATGCCATCCAGGCCCTGAATCGCGTGGGATTGACAGAGAAATTATATGAAAAAACGTCTTTCCTTTCAGGCGGAGAGCAACAACGGGTTGCGCTTGCCAGGCTCCTTGTCCAAAGTCCTGAAATTGTTTTAGCTGATGAACCGGTTGCTTCGCTGGATCCTGCACGTGCGGAAGATGTGCTTGAATTATTGGTTAAGATCGCTTTTGAGGAAAACCAAACACTGATTGCAAGCCTTCATTCTGTCGAATATGCCAGGAAATATTTCGATAGATTGATAGCACTTAAAGATGGTGAACTCTTTTTTGACCTCCCCGCTTCATCCGTCACTGATGACCATATCAAAAGCCTTTACAAACTAAAGGAGATGCCTTGA
- a CDS encoding PhnE/PtxC family ABC transporter permease has protein sequence MDKRWLSFELHKRKILSMILLLAFFISLFSVEWDNDLIHSKGFDTAKQIAAAFFTPDLTGDIILLALESSWTTLSYAVAGMSLAVVIAFFFGVPASGIIVAEGKAKRYIRSFFRKQLGFMRAIHELVWAWLFVASIGLSPFAAIFALAIPYGGILGRIFADMLEDVSQEPIKALEAAGATKLQTLWYGYLPMVRANITSYAMYRFECGVRSSAIMSFVGIGGLGYQIQLSLDDLHYNEVWTFVFFLILLVIIIDWWSNQLRKRLVQ, from the coding sequence ATGGATAAAAGATGGTTGAGCTTTGAGCTGCATAAAAGAAAAATTCTATCAATGATCCTGTTGCTGGCATTTTTCATAAGTTTATTTTCTGTAGAATGGGATAATGACTTGATTCATAGCAAGGGGTTTGATACAGCAAAGCAGATTGCTGCAGCTTTCTTCACCCCCGATTTGACAGGTGACATAATACTTCTGGCCCTGGAGTCAAGTTGGACCACTCTTTCCTACGCTGTTGCTGGTATGAGTCTGGCAGTTGTCATAGCCTTTTTCTTTGGTGTTCCGGCCTCGGGTATTATAGTAGCGGAGGGAAAAGCTAAACGTTATATCCGAAGTTTTTTCAGAAAGCAGCTCGGCTTCATGAGGGCCATTCATGAACTTGTATGGGCATGGTTATTCGTCGCATCGATTGGTCTCTCTCCTTTTGCGGCAATCTTCGCATTGGCTATCCCCTATGGAGGAATCCTCGGCAGGATTTTTGCGGACATGCTTGAAGATGTTTCCCAAGAACCAATCAAAGCATTAGAAGCAGCAGGCGCAACCAAACTTCAGACTTTATGGTATGGATACTTGCCCATGGTCAGAGCGAACATCACCAGCTATGCAATGTACAGGTTTGAATGTGGTGTTCGTTCATCTGCCATTATGAGTTTTGTGGGCATTGGTGGTCTCGGATACCAAATCCAGCTGAGTCTTGATGATCTTCATTATAATGAAGTTTGGACTTTTGTGTTCTTTTTAATTCTGCTAGTCATCATCATTGACTGGTGGAGCAATCAATTAAGAAAGAGGCTGGTCCAATGA
- a CDS encoding PhnE/PtxC family ABC transporter permease: MKKRRVSFIRGSVYALLLLAVGSWTSIFMLEKASLSSLFSEQNMYYAGKFFKGLFGIGEENPAFLNGESWKNALGLTIETLVMSIMATGLSTIAALLTVIPAARNVADGSLTLVKKWHAWLSFGAIRGGYIFSRAVPELVWAMIIIFIFKPGLLPGAIALALHNFGILGKLFAEVIEDLDSRPVRNLSSSGAGRLQLLLYGVLPAVLPRFLTYILYRWEVIMRTTIVVGFVGAGGLGQQFKLSMSFFHYTDITLLLFFYLILVFTADFISEKARLFIK; encoded by the coding sequence ATGAAGAAACGGAGAGTTAGCTTTATAAGGGGCTCTGTTTATGCTTTGTTGTTGTTGGCAGTTGGATCCTGGACTTCTATATTCATGCTTGAAAAGGCAAGCTTGTCTTCTCTTTTCTCAGAACAAAATATGTATTATGCAGGCAAGTTCTTTAAAGGGCTTTTTGGAATTGGAGAAGAAAATCCGGCCTTTTTGAATGGTGAAAGCTGGAAAAATGCTTTGGGCCTTACAATCGAAACTTTGGTCATGAGCATTATGGCAACGGGGTTATCAACAATTGCCGCGCTTCTGACTGTTATACCTGCAGCACGGAACGTTGCCGACGGGTCCCTGACTCTTGTGAAAAAATGGCATGCGTGGCTCTCATTCGGTGCAATTCGAGGAGGCTATATTTTTTCACGTGCTGTCCCGGAGCTTGTTTGGGCAATGATCATTATCTTTATCTTCAAACCCGGTCTATTGCCCGGAGCAATCGCACTTGCTCTTCATAATTTCGGGATACTTGGCAAACTTTTTGCCGAGGTCATTGAGGATTTAGACTCCAGACCTGTACGGAATCTTTCATCCAGCGGCGCAGGCCGTCTGCAGCTATTATTGTATGGTGTATTGCCTGCAGTTCTGCCACGGTTCTTGACGTATATACTGTACCGTTGGGAGGTCATCATGCGGACGACGATTGTCGTTGGTTTTGTTGGCGCTGGAGGACTTGGACAGCAATTCAAGCTGAGCATGAGTTTTTTCCATTACACTGATATAACCCTTTTGCTGTTTTTCTATTTAATCCTGGTATTTACAGCTGACTTCATTTCAGAAAAAGCAAGATTGTTCATAAAATAA